The Diaphorobacter ruginosibacter genome contains a region encoding:
- a CDS encoding GNAT family N-acetyltransferase, whose product MTLMIRPEVPADHAAICAVTEAAFLEAPHTSHTEQFIVAALREAGALAISLVAEADGAVAGHVAVSPVTIADGTQGWFGLGPVSVTPRLQGQGIGSQLVHRALDMLKEQGASGCVVLGDPSYYQRFGFRNEPGLVLPGIPPEYFMAISLGGPLPGGVVAYHPAFEATC is encoded by the coding sequence ATGACCCTGATGATTCGTCCTGAAGTTCCGGCAGACCACGCGGCCATCTGCGCCGTGACCGAGGCTGCCTTTCTCGAAGCCCCCCACACGAGCCACACCGAACAGTTCATCGTTGCCGCCCTGCGTGAGGCGGGCGCCCTCGCGATATCCCTTGTCGCCGAAGCAGACGGAGCGGTGGCCGGACATGTCGCCGTTTCGCCCGTCACCATCGCCGATGGCACGCAAGGCTGGTTCGGCCTGGGCCCGGTGTCCGTCACCCCTCGGCTGCAGGGACAGGGCATCGGTTCACAACTCGTGCACCGGGCACTCGACATGCTCAAGGAACAAGGCGCATCCGGCTGCGTGGTTCTGGGGGATCCCTCGTACTACCAGCGGTTCGGTTTCAGGAATGAGCCGGGCCTGGTGCTGCCAGGCATCCCTCCCGAGTACTTCATGGCGATCTCGCTGGGCGGCCCGCTGCCAGGCGGCGTGGTGGCCTATCACCCGGCATTCGAGGCGACGTGTTGA
- a CDS encoding LuxR C-terminal-related transcriptional regulator — translation MAGVAMGHVNTGPAPLWPTFLVGQDDKPVRVILIDDDAHMQRVVAQELMADSRTLLVGQAAGVKDGRRLIKQHEFDVMLVDVNLNDGQGYTLIEFMKFQRPSAEAIMFSVMESDEQVLRAFEVGATGYLVKHSWFGSYPQAVLQVANGGAYITPHLARRLIQKFDARKASPSHVEEHVTSESRLLSEREKEVLRMVANGYTSAEIAVRLEISTMTVNSHIKNIYRKLHVRTRAQAVQFASLRRLF, via the coding sequence ATGGCTGGCGTGGCAATGGGCCACGTCAACACGGGGCCGGCGCCGCTGTGGCCGACCTTTCTTGTGGGTCAGGATGACAAACCCGTCAGGGTGATCCTGATCGATGATGACGCACATATGCAGCGCGTGGTCGCCCAGGAGTTGATGGCCGACTCGCGTACCTTGCTGGTGGGGCAGGCGGCCGGCGTCAAGGACGGTCGCCGGCTCATCAAGCAACATGAATTCGACGTGATGCTGGTGGACGTGAACCTCAACGATGGCCAAGGCTATACGCTAATCGAGTTCATGAAGTTCCAGCGTCCTTCGGCGGAGGCCATCATGTTCTCGGTGATGGAGAGCGATGAACAGGTGCTGCGGGCCTTCGAGGTGGGAGCTACCGGTTATCTCGTGAAGCACTCCTGGTTCGGCAGCTATCCGCAGGCCGTGCTGCAGGTGGCCAATGGCGGGGCCTATATCACCCCTCATCTTGCACGGCGGCTCATTCAGAAGTTCGACGCCCGCAAGGCTTCCCCCAGCCATGTCGAAGAGCATGTCACGAGCGAGTCGAGGCTGCTGTCGGAGCGCGAGAAGGAGGTGCTGCGAATGGTTGCCAACGGCTACACCAGCGCCGAGATCGCAGTGCGGCTCGAGATCAGCACCATGACGGTCAATTCGCACATCAAGAACATCTACCGAAAACTGCATGTACGCACGCGAGCGCAGGCTGTGCAGTTCGCGTCGCTGCGCAGGTTGTTCTGA
- a CDS encoding sensor histidine kinase yields MELLNLAVGASLVVMLVRTLYWHPRRNAQTAAAVRKERQRIAGELHDLVGSQIVNALLLLDSPANRLHPAVRTLEQCMLDLRLLVEVMSDQKGDLAEKLAALRYRIQPVLDKRGICLTWIMDVDDGEMLPRRAHARELCRLVQEAVSNVLQHSRATHLTIELRPRRESGCTEWLLRVMDNGVGMRQQPGEGVKGHGVSNMRRRARRVGARMSIVSEEGMGTEIVVIVDTMQFAPTVIAST; encoded by the coding sequence GTGGAATTGCTGAACCTGGCGGTGGGGGCCTCACTCGTGGTGATGCTGGTTCGCACGCTGTATTGGCATCCGCGGCGCAATGCCCAGACGGCAGCCGCCGTGCGCAAGGAGCGCCAGCGCATTGCAGGCGAGTTGCATGACCTCGTGGGTTCGCAGATCGTGAACGCGCTGCTGCTGCTGGACTCTCCGGCCAACCGGCTTCATCCGGCGGTCAGGACGCTGGAGCAGTGCATGCTCGACCTGCGGCTGCTGGTGGAGGTGATGAGCGACCAGAAGGGGGATCTCGCGGAAAAGCTGGCGGCCCTGCGCTACCGCATCCAGCCGGTGCTCGACAAGCGCGGCATCTGCCTCACCTGGATCATGGACGTGGATGATGGCGAAATGCTGCCCAGGCGCGCCCACGCGCGCGAGCTCTGTCGCCTGGTGCAGGAGGCGGTCAGCAACGTGCTCCAGCATTCCCGGGCCACGCACCTGACGATCGAATTGCGGCCCCGCCGCGAAAGCGGCTGTACCGAATGGCTATTGCGCGTGATGGACAATGGCGTGGGCATGCGCCAGCAGCCGGGTGAGGGCGTGAAGGGGCATGGCGTCTCCAACATGAGGCGGCGAGCTCGCCGGGTCGGGGCGCGGATGAGCATTGTCTCGGAAGAGGGCATGGGCACCGAGATCGTGGTGATCGTGGACACGATGCAGTTTGCGCCCACCGTCATCGCCAGTACCTGA
- a CDS encoding error-prone DNA polymerase: MGTEQASGNQRQLALPGYAELHCLSNFSFQRGASQPAELVERAEQLGYAALAITDECSVAGVVRAWLALRHLVAQRKKEQEETGEAGREIRLRLLYGSEFHFHDLCIVAIAHDLQGWGDLCEFITTARAAALKGSYKLSSDSPWRLLHGCELLIAPERRMFLADDGNVAHLVRALEDARAMLGSDFSLAVELHRGSGDSLWLRMLEEAGEALGLPLVAAGGVLMHESARKPLLDVITAVGLKRSVAECGHALEPNAERRLRTRAQLAAIYPPRLLAATLELAGRCCFKLEQIRYNYPLETVLPGKTAQQTLEWLTWEGARGKYPQGIPLDIQNQVHNELDLIADLGYEMYFLTVHDIVRWARSRGILCQGRGSAANSLVCYFLGITAVGPEAGNLLFERFISKERREPPDIDVDFEHERREEVIQYIYQKYGHERAAITAVVISYRLRSALRDVGKALGVAPELVDAFAKDHHWFDDAAAEDRLLGLAHDVGASISAHTAHWWFRLTRELCRFPRHLSQHVGGFVLTQDKLTRLVPVEPASMDKRFIIQWDKDDLDALNLLKVDVLALGMLTALRRCLDMRSSLREMPWTLLSDIPAEDEATYEMICAADTIGTFQIESRAQMSMLPRLLPRKFYDLVVEVAIVRPGPIQGGMVHPYLKARERERKGLPLVLEKPELMNALKRTLGIPIFQEQVMQIAMDAASFSAAEADALRRSMAAWKRTGGVHHFKERVVNGMVANDYRREFAEQIFQQMLGFGDYGFPESHAYSFAMLAYASAWLKRHEPACFLAALLNSQPMGFYTPSQLVQDARRHGVRVLPVDVTRSDEPSALEGPLEPIAGVEHPQPAVRLGLNFVAHLEIEAARRLLAAREQAPFGSVQDLALRAQLDRHDLQALAAADALSSLAGHRRQQMWEAAAQLRAPPLLRDAPTHEERLALLEARDGEAILFDYAATGLTLRQHPLVLLRERLERWKVRTALQLLETGNGRRVRAAGIVTVRQRPGTAKGTMFVSLEDETGTVNVVVWPTMLEKWREPLLRSRLMVVEGIWQCSQPNESAPQHATRHLIAERVKNLTPLLGRLAAVLNGSRDFH; encoded by the coding sequence ATGGGCACTGAGCAGGCCTCCGGCAATCAACGGCAACTGGCGCTGCCGGGCTATGCGGAGCTGCATTGCCTGAGCAATTTCAGCTTTCAGCGCGGGGCGTCCCAACCGGCCGAACTGGTGGAGCGGGCCGAGCAACTGGGCTACGCGGCGCTTGCCATCACGGATGAATGTTCGGTGGCAGGCGTGGTGCGGGCCTGGCTTGCGCTGCGGCATCTGGTCGCGCAGCGCAAGAAGGAGCAGGAGGAAACCGGCGAGGCCGGACGCGAGATCAGGCTGCGCCTGCTCTATGGCAGCGAGTTCCATTTCCACGATCTCTGCATCGTGGCGATTGCACACGACCTGCAAGGCTGGGGTGACCTGTGCGAGTTCATCACCACCGCACGTGCCGCGGCGCTCAAGGGCTCGTACAAGCTCAGTTCGGATTCGCCCTGGCGACTGCTGCATGGATGCGAACTGCTGATTGCTCCCGAACGCCGGATGTTCCTGGCAGACGACGGGAATGTCGCGCATCTGGTACGGGCGCTGGAGGATGCGAGGGCCATGCTCGGCAGCGATTTTTCCCTGGCGGTGGAGCTGCACAGGGGCTCGGGCGACAGCCTCTGGCTGCGCATGCTGGAAGAGGCGGGCGAGGCACTCGGCCTGCCGCTCGTGGCGGCGGGCGGTGTGCTGATGCACGAGAGCGCCCGCAAGCCGCTGCTCGATGTGATCACCGCCGTGGGACTCAAGCGCAGCGTGGCGGAGTGCGGCCATGCGCTGGAGCCCAATGCCGAACGGCGCCTGCGGACGCGGGCGCAGCTGGCCGCCATCTATCCCCCGCGATTGCTGGCCGCGACCCTGGAGCTGGCCGGCCGGTGCTGCTTCAAGCTGGAGCAGATCCGCTACAACTATCCGCTGGAGACCGTATTGCCGGGCAAGACGGCCCAGCAGACGCTGGAGTGGCTGACCTGGGAGGGCGCCAGGGGCAAATACCCGCAAGGCATTCCACTGGATATCCAGAACCAGGTTCACAACGAGCTCGACCTGATTGCCGACCTGGGCTACGAGATGTATTTCCTCACGGTGCATGACATCGTCAGGTGGGCACGCAGCCGGGGCATCCTGTGCCAGGGACGCGGGTCGGCCGCCAATTCCCTGGTCTGCTACTTCCTCGGCATCACCGCGGTCGGACCCGAGGCGGGGAATCTGCTGTTCGAACGCTTCATCAGCAAGGAGCGCAGGGAGCCACCCGATATCGATGTCGATTTCGAGCACGAGCGCCGCGAGGAGGTCATCCAGTACATCTACCAAAAGTACGGCCACGAACGGGCTGCGATCACGGCGGTGGTCATCTCCTATCGGCTGCGCAGCGCCTTGCGCGATGTCGGCAAGGCGCTTGGCGTGGCGCCCGAGCTGGTCGATGCCTTTGCGAAGGACCACCACTGGTTCGACGATGCGGCGGCGGAAGATCGCCTGCTGGGCCTGGCGCATGACGTGGGGGCAAGCATCAGCGCGCATACCGCGCATTGGTGGTTCCGGCTTACCAGGGAGCTGTGCCGCTTTCCGCGTCACCTGAGCCAGCATGTCGGCGGCTTTGTGCTCACGCAGGACAAGCTCACGCGGCTGGTGCCCGTCGAGCCTGCCAGCATGGACAAGCGCTTCATCATCCAGTGGGACAAGGATGATCTCGATGCCCTGAACCTGCTCAAGGTCGATGTGCTCGCGCTGGGCATGTTGACCGCGCTGCGGCGCTGCCTGGACATGCGCAGCAGCCTCCGCGAGATGCCGTGGACGCTGCTGAGCGATATTCCGGCCGAGGACGAGGCGACCTACGAGATGATCTGCGCGGCCGACACCATCGGCACCTTCCAGATCGAAAGCCGCGCGCAGATGAGCATGCTGCCGCGTCTTCTGCCGCGCAAGTTCTATGACCTGGTGGTGGAGGTGGCCATCGTGCGGCCCGGGCCGATCCAGGGCGGCATGGTGCATCCCTACCTGAAGGCGCGCGAGCGCGAGCGCAAAGGTCTCCCTCTGGTGCTGGAAAAGCCCGAGCTCATGAATGCGCTGAAGCGCACGCTGGGCATTCCGATCTTCCAGGAACAGGTCATGCAGATCGCCATGGATGCAGCGAGTTTCTCCGCGGCCGAGGCCGATGCGCTGCGCCGATCCATGGCCGCCTGGAAGCGCACTGGCGGCGTGCACCACTTCAAGGAGCGGGTCGTCAACGGCATGGTCGCCAACGACTACCGTCGCGAGTTCGCAGAGCAGATATTCCAGCAGATGCTGGGCTTCGGCGACTACGGTTTTCCCGAAAGCCACGCCTACAGCTTTGCGATGCTGGCCTACGCCAGCGCCTGGCTCAAGCGGCATGAGCCCGCATGCTTCCTGGCCGCGCTGCTCAACTCGCAGCCGATGGGCTTCTATACGCCGTCGCAGCTGGTGCAGGATGCGCGGCGCCATGGCGTGCGGGTGTTGCCGGTGGATGTCACGCGCAGCGATGAGCCGAGCGCGCTGGAAGGGCCCCTCGAGCCGATTGCCGGCGTGGAGCATCCGCAGCCGGCCGTGCGGCTCGGGTTGAATTTCGTGGCGCACCTGGAGATCGAGGCGGCCAGGCGGCTGCTGGCTGCGCGTGAACAGGCGCCCTTTGGCAGCGTGCAGGACCTGGCGCTGCGTGCGCAGCTTGATCGCCATGATCTGCAGGCGCTGGCGGCGGCGGATGCACTGTCCAGCCTGGCCGGCCATCGCCGACAGCAGATGTGGGAGGCCGCCGCACAGCTGCGCGCTCCGCCGTTGTTGCGCGATGCGCCCACGCATGAGGAGCGGCTTGCGTTGCTAGAGGCGCGAGACGGCGAGGCGATCCTGTTCGACTATGCGGCCACGGGCCTCACGCTGCGGCAGCATCCCCTGGTCTTGCTGCGCGAGCGGCTCGAGCGCTGGAAGGTCCGTACCGCGCTGCAGTTGCTGGAAACCGGCAACGGAAGGCGGGTGCGTGCCGCAGGCATCGTCACCGTGCGCCAGCGCCCGGGTACGGCCAAGGGCACGATGTTCGTCTCGCTGGAGGACGAGACCGGCACGGTCAACGTGGTCGTATGGCCGACCATGCTGGAGAAGTGGCGCGAGCCGCTGCTGCGCTCACGGCTGATGGTGGTGGAGGGCATCTGGCAATGCAGCCAGCCCAACGAGAGCGCGCCGCAGCATGCCACGCGCCACCTCATCGCGGAGCGTGTGAAGAACCTCACGCCGTTGCTCGGGCGGCTTGCGGCCGTGCTGAACGGCAGCCGGGATTTCCATTGA
- the fabF gene encoding beta-ketoacyl-ACP synthase II, with protein MDRRVVITGLGLVSPLGCNVELAWQRLLSGQSGIRRLDASVGGGIGVDVAGRVPGLDEDPQAGWNAEAVISAKELRRMDRFIAFALGAADQALAHAQWGNPDAERLERAATIIGSGVGGFNTIAEAVRTTDGKGPQRLSPFTVPAFLANLAAGQVSIRHGLKGPLGAPVTACAASIQAIGDAARMIRNDEADMALCGGSEATIDRVALGSFTAAKALASHGGDDPARMSRPFDLARSGFVMAEGAGLLVLESLDHALARGARPLAEVVGYGTSADAYHVTSGPDDGSGAARSMRMALRQARLQPGDIQHLNAHATSTPVGDRGELAAIRQVFGAGQGPSITATKSALGHMLGAAGGAAAIFTVLALRDQIAPPVLNLENPDPLAEGLDLIAGSPRAQSMEHAMLNGFGFGGVNASLILKRMEN; from the coding sequence ATGGATCGACGGGTCGTCATCACCGGCCTAGGGTTGGTATCTCCCCTGGGATGCAATGTGGAACTGGCATGGCAACGTTTGCTTTCAGGCCAGTCCGGCATACGCCGCCTGGACGCGTCGGTGGGTGGAGGCATCGGCGTGGATGTGGCCGGGCGGGTTCCGGGCCTGGATGAAGACCCGCAGGCGGGTTGGAACGCGGAAGCCGTCATCTCTGCCAAGGAACTGCGCCGCATGGACCGCTTCATTGCGTTTGCCCTGGGCGCGGCAGACCAGGCGCTTGCCCATGCGCAGTGGGGCAACCCGGATGCCGAGCGGCTGGAGCGGGCGGCAACCATCATCGGCTCCGGCGTGGGTGGCTTCAACACCATTGCAGAGGCCGTGCGAACCACGGACGGCAAGGGGCCGCAGCGCCTGTCCCCGTTCACGGTGCCCGCATTCCTTGCGAACCTGGCCGCGGGGCAGGTGTCGATCAGGCACGGGCTCAAGGGCCCGCTGGGTGCACCTGTCACGGCCTGCGCGGCCAGCATCCAGGCCATTGGCGATGCGGCGCGCATGATCCGCAACGACGAGGCCGACATGGCGCTGTGCGGCGGCAGCGAGGCCACGATCGACCGCGTGGCGCTGGGCAGCTTTACGGCGGCAAAGGCGTTGGCGAGCCATGGGGGCGATGATCCAGCGAGGATGTCCCGCCCCTTCGATCTTGCCCGCAGCGGTTTTGTCATGGCCGAAGGCGCGGGGCTGCTGGTGCTGGAGTCTCTCGACCATGCACTGGCGCGCGGCGCCAGGCCGCTCGCGGAGGTCGTGGGCTATGGCACTTCAGCGGATGCCTATCACGTGACTTCGGGGCCGGACGATGGCTCCGGTGCAGCACGCTCCATGCGCATGGCATTGCGCCAGGCCAGGCTGCAGCCCGGCGATATCCAGCACCTGAATGCCCACGCGACGTCCACTCCCGTGGGCGACCGGGGCGAGTTGGCCGCCATCCGGCAGGTATTCGGTGCGGGGCAGGGGCCATCCATCACCGCCACCAAGTCCGCTTTGGGCCATATGCTGGGCGCAGCCGGCGGCGCCGCAGCGATCTTCACGGTGCTGGCCTTGCGGGACCAGATCGCGCCTCCTGTGCTCAATCTGGAGAACCCCGATCCACTGGCCGAGGGGCTGGATCTGATCGCCGGGTCGCCACGGGCTCAGTCGATGGAGCATGCCATGCTCAACGGGTTCGGGTTTGGCGGGGTGAATGCCTCGCTGATATTGAAACGGATGGAGAACTAA
- a CDS encoding DNA polymerase Y family protein, translating to MAWRLPLADEQLAILPAAAIEAHCWWALQFTPQVAVLDEALLLDVHSAERLWGGRAALRRLLLDHAPSAPACGQEEIVEPRSCWAEGPTALQALALLRLKQQGEARPRQVPEGLPISTLTALRPHLVTLNNLGCRNLGDVRALPRSGVARRLGAQSLLALDQLWGERACPLSWIALPEHFDVDLELPYIAASSAELLHAAGHLLAMLQGWLRARHLGVLRLQVRWRHDLRRLDGIDVPPWGEMSLRTAEPLQELSHLSRLLGEHMAHERLAAPVNRIALKTVEVQPVKPQNDSLLPRSPDARDGESWSQFVERVSARLGADCLRVPKGQPDHRPEHMQVWQSASHALHTGGLRQAHADADSRAALWPAWLLPAPQLLGMQGPRPCLHGQPLHLKAGPERFESGWWEAADAAPAQDAMGPHPAPGRSKRDYFVAHHAVAGWVWIFRDCGTLDWYLHGFYG from the coding sequence ATGGCATGGCGTTTGCCGCTCGCCGATGAACAACTGGCCATCCTGCCGGCCGCGGCGATCGAGGCGCATTGCTGGTGGGCGCTGCAGTTCACGCCCCAGGTGGCGGTGCTGGACGAGGCATTGCTGCTCGACGTGCACAGCGCCGAGCGCCTGTGGGGCGGGCGGGCGGCGCTGCGGCGCCTGCTGCTGGATCATGCGCCGTCCGCACCTGCATGCGGGCAGGAGGAAATCGTTGAGCCGCGCAGTTGCTGGGCAGAAGGCCCGACGGCCCTGCAGGCGCTTGCGCTGCTGCGGCTCAAGCAGCAGGGAGAGGCACGGCCCAGGCAGGTTCCGGAGGGGTTGCCGATCAGCACGCTGACGGCGCTCAGGCCCCATCTGGTCACCCTGAACAACCTGGGGTGCCGCAACCTGGGTGATGTGCGCGCGCTGCCGCGCTCGGGAGTGGCTCGCCGGCTGGGGGCGCAGAGCCTGCTGGCACTCGATCAGCTGTGGGGGGAGCGCGCTTGTCCGCTTTCATGGATCGCGCTGCCCGAGCACTTCGACGTGGATCTGGAACTGCCCTACATCGCGGCATCGTCCGCCGAACTGCTGCATGCGGCCGGGCATCTGCTGGCCATGCTGCAAGGCTGGCTGCGCGCCCGGCATCTGGGCGTGCTGCGACTGCAGGTGCGCTGGCGGCATGACCTGCGCCGGCTCGATGGAATCGATGTGCCGCCATGGGGCGAGATGTCGCTGCGCACGGCGGAGCCGCTGCAGGAACTGTCGCACCTGAGCAGGCTGCTGGGCGAGCATATGGCGCATGAAAGGCTGGCGGCACCTGTGAACCGCATCGCGCTGAAGACGGTGGAGGTGCAACCGGTCAAGCCGCAGAATGACAGCCTGCTGCCCCGTTCGCCCGATGCCCGGGACGGAGAATCGTGGAGCCAGTTCGTGGAGCGCGTGAGTGCGCGCCTGGGCGCGGATTGCTTGCGCGTGCCAAAAGGGCAGCCAGACCATCGGCCAGAGCACATGCAGGTCTGGCAGTCTGCCAGCCACGCGCTGCACACGGGCGGCCTGAGGCAGGCGCATGCCGACGCCGATTCCCGTGCGGCGCTGTGGCCCGCGTGGCTTCTGCCCGCACCGCAGTTGCTGGGGATGCAGGGGCCCAGGCCCTGCCTGCATGGGCAGCCATTGCATCTCAAGGCAGGTCCCGAACGTTTCGAGAGCGGCTGGTGGGAGGCCGCTGACGCCGCGCCAGCGCAGGATGCCATGGGGCCTCACCCCGCGCCCGGACGTTCCAAGCGCGATTACTTCGTTGCGCATCACGCGGTGGCGGGCTGGGTCTGGATTTTTCGCGACTGCGGCACGCTCGATTGGTACCTGCATGGCTTCTATGGGTGA
- the imuA gene encoding translesion DNA synthesis-associated protein ImuA yields the protein MIAASSSPFAAAAGAHRLAGIEPASLSRLGVWSGREWQSANDEEALKVMPSGNEGLDAELPGGGWPVGGMSEILLPGLLHPEWSLVAGALSRLLSVQPLQRVVLVAPPLQIFTPFAEMSGVPAQRLCCVHPDATGPASRRGMPDAAGVWVSEQALRCRDVAAVLAWLPHAQSQALRRLQLLAAQQRQLLWVFRPQEARVQSSPAPLRLWLKVHGKSLQVHVVKRRGPSQAMPVTLPLLHERLLCELTAQAWRKQRAQADAQALLGALRDPFRNPSREVSHALDGMAFAARR from the coding sequence ATGATTGCCGCCAGTTCTTCCCCTTTTGCCGCTGCCGCCGGAGCGCACAGGCTTGCAGGAATCGAACCTGCCAGCCTGTCGCGCCTGGGGGTGTGGAGCGGGCGGGAGTGGCAATCGGCCAACGACGAGGAAGCGCTCAAGGTCATGCCGTCGGGGAATGAGGGCCTGGATGCCGAGTTGCCCGGAGGCGGCTGGCCGGTGGGCGGAATGTCGGAGATTCTGCTGCCTGGGCTGCTGCATCCCGAGTGGAGCCTGGTTGCGGGGGCGCTGTCGCGGCTGCTGTCCGTCCAGCCTCTTCAGCGTGTGGTGCTGGTGGCGCCGCCGCTGCAGATATTCACGCCCTTTGCCGAGATGTCCGGCGTTCCGGCGCAGCGCCTGTGCTGTGTCCATCCGGATGCGACGGGACCTGCTTCGCGCAGGGGCATGCCTGACGCCGCAGGTGTCTGGGTGAGCGAGCAGGCCCTGCGCTGCCGCGATGTCGCTGCCGTGCTGGCCTGGCTGCCGCATGCGCAGTCCCAGGCGCTGCGCCGCCTGCAGTTGCTGGCGGCGCAGCAGAGGCAATTGCTCTGGGTGTTCCGGCCGCAGGAGGCCAGGGTGCAATCGTCGCCTGCACCGCTGCGCCTGTGGCTGAAGGTGCATGGCAAGAGCCTGCAGGTGCATGTGGTCAAGCGGCGCGGTCCTTCACAGGCGATGCCGGTGACGCTGCCTTTGCTGCATGAGCGGCTGTTGTGCGAGCTGACGGCGCAGGCATGGCGCAAGCAGCGGGCACAGGCCGACGCGCAAGCGCTGCTCGGTGCACTTCGCGATCCGTTCCGCAACCCGTCCCGGGAGGTGTCCCATGCATTGGATGGCATGGCGTTTGCCGCTCGCCGATGA
- a CDS encoding DUF4384 domain-containing protein, with protein sequence MRPGTSNHCGQSSASRHSRRWSWLAVASALLLGACTTPLDPRRDAGYQETAYTADRPVTRPVRSISSFSDSLMCMDEMLRAAQLPTTLITSKQFTDYSTRVPVGIKEMIITALSQMSRRSNAFRYVDYEVDIVRQDTVQNLTTILLNNNLMQLQRPALYVSGAVAFVDQNVLTNRNDAGLSGPRIDLGVSRNSSATVIGLEMHLGDFRTRTLIPGLDSANEVVIGGGSQGLDLAGRIGTYGVTFNVGRDYALGAGGAMRTLVDLAAIELVGKWARVPYWQCLTLDQTHPDFQRQMREWFMDSGGVAQARLIQSSLVAQGYLPPGSEVLDMSSPDLRDALGRFQADNGILPTGTMDFKTYERALSHFVTLDNSGRLQQVGWSTSGPGGTAAVAKGAPGYLPVKGKAFELNAQTAPERVIDLKIKNPMLPGSSPTFEVGEQVFAAATVSRASHVYCFFNDAVGNVMRLTPNNVNPNSLQSANQVLRLPDWLVPNPAFIMDASQPGTERLACLATDKDVMDRLPAPLQGTGVVNIPGYRSIEDVENAFSHALGDEPVSKAEVQWKVIPKKAPPVQSQPTAAKAAPNA encoded by the coding sequence ATGAGACCCGGAACTTCGAACCATTGCGGGCAGTCTTCTGCAAGCAGGCATTCAAGGCGCTGGTCATGGCTTGCCGTTGCCAGCGCCCTGTTGCTCGGCGCGTGTACAACGCCCCTGGACCCACGCAGGGATGCCGGATACCAGGAGACGGCCTATACCGCCGATCGCCCGGTGACCCGGCCCGTGCGCTCCATTTCCAGCTTCTCCGATTCGCTCATGTGCATGGACGAGATGCTGCGGGCCGCCCAGTTGCCCACCACGCTCATCACGAGCAAGCAGTTCACCGATTACTCCACGCGCGTGCCGGTGGGCATCAAGGAGATGATCATCACGGCGCTGTCGCAGATGTCGCGCCGCTCCAATGCCTTCCGCTACGTGGACTACGAGGTGGACATCGTGCGCCAGGACACGGTGCAGAACCTCACCACCATCCTGCTCAACAACAACCTGATGCAGCTGCAGCGCCCTGCGCTGTATGTCTCGGGCGCCGTGGCCTTCGTCGACCAGAACGTGCTCACGAACCGCAACGATGCCGGTCTCTCGGGCCCGCGCATCGACCTGGGGGTGAGCCGCAACAGCAGCGCCACGGTCATCGGCCTCGAAATGCATCTGGGCGATTTCCGCACGCGCACGCTCATCCCCGGCCTGGATTCGGCCAACGAGGTGGTGATCGGCGGCGGCAGCCAGGGCCTGGATCTCGCGGGCCGCATCGGTACCTATGGCGTCACCTTCAACGTGGGCCGCGACTATGCGCTCGGGGCGGGCGGCGCCATGCGCACCCTGGTCGACCTGGCCGCCATCGAACTCGTGGGCAAATGGGCCCGCGTTCCCTACTGGCAATGCCTGACGCTGGACCAGACCCATCCCGATTTCCAGCGCCAGATGCGCGAATGGTTCATGGACAGCGGTGGCGTGGCGCAGGCCCGCCTCATCCAGAGCTCGCTGGTCGCGCAGGGCTACCTGCCTCCGGGCTCCGAGGTGCTGGACATGAGCTCCCCCGATCTGCGCGATGCACTCGGACGCTTCCAGGCGGACAACGGCATCCTGCCGACCGGCACCATGGACTTCAAGACCTACGAGCGCGCGCTCAGCCACTTCGTCACGCTCGACAACTCGGGCCGGCTGCAGCAGGTGGGCTGGAGCACGTCCGGCCCGGGCGGCACCGCTGCCGTGGCCAAGGGGGCCCCAGGCTACCTGCCTGTCAAGGGCAAGGCGTTCGAGCTCAACGCACAGACTGCGCCCGAGCGCGTGATCGACCTGAAGATCAAGAACCCGATGCTGCCCGGCTCCAGCCCGACCTTCGAGGTCGGGGAGCAGGTGTTCGCCGCGGCCACCGTCTCGCGCGCCTCGCATGTCTATTGCTTCTTCAACGATGCGGTGGGCAACGTGATGCGGCTCACACCCAACAACGTCAACCCGAACTCGCTGCAATCGGCCAACCAGGTGCTGCGGCTGCCCGACTGGCTGGTGCCCAATCCGGCCTTCATCATGGATGCAAGCCAGCCCGGCACCGAACGCCTTGCCTGCCTTGCCACCGACAAGGATGTAATGGACAGGCTGCCGGCGCCGCTGCAGGGCACGGGTGTGGTCAACATTCCGGGCTACCGCTCCATCGAGGATGTGGAGAACGCCTTCAGCCATGCACTGGGTGACGAACCGGTCTCCAAGGCCGAAGTCCAATGGAAGGTGATCCCGAAGAAGGCACCTCCTGTGCAATCGCAACCGACCGCCGCCAAGGCCGCCCCCAACGCCTGA